One Xiphophorus hellerii strain 12219 chromosome 24, Xiphophorus_hellerii-4.1, whole genome shotgun sequence DNA window includes the following coding sequences:
- the dzip1 gene encoding cilium assembly protein DZIP1 isoform X3 gives MPFHDGVYYPYSSDTQGTHSSAGIPSLLNSPLSQQSAALGMAPAAFKFRPRRESVDWRRINAVDVDLVASQLDVDALQEHIGTVTFCSLDGERCQRCQTPVDPALVKLLRLAQLSVEWLLHCQEVLSANLRGAEERLAAAAGEREQLLALHRKQEEKVKALMGELKQRKKVIRTQQSLLAPRIMSSHKCAHCDKSFLNSSFLQNHMQRRHPDEHQMQLQSDSEKKSQIDSLKTEISSLKDQITQQQQDLQAKIAQEKEQQSMHKELLRELERFKAEEMARMDRKLEDSRDGMRREMEFLYNRNIQALTEANQNQTAKQDKPSSPVNSQAQRDAYKDMQLQAIHKLEQQMKKQDKKWESRIKEIKAQHESEKNQLLNELSRMQASVTEHQEQSQRLQQEMDRRLQEKAQTIKAQRDQIRTISSSPPTKVQEIPVAASTPVPEPKPKKITLEEPASALKLDPIQELSEEEKDSSISEKRPLSSKQVTEPPKKPKVTASAVKKNPSIKKEMRSELERSLTKKLESLGVKPNQKGLTNKELASLLAKVRLKQEAVAKTMPDYWRCWEEIASMVQLKLGGQRRGSEAAPRSKQPHQVMQVRPRSSSLPSRASQAVPAATVIQPKTPQPAPRTKGFIQPKTSTPNMKPLLKSSTSKTPPFSSDEDSQDSVSDLEEEPPHLRRVKSLNLMVQNKPNKPPPVLSRQSAVSQSSFSSKPQQSRQGATKTQSEDEEEWSDVSDMAEIDPRQLHDFKNQNSNNDKGSHIKDKVADLARKVELHISIKKPAGGVSVLPERKDEVQELSLTDLEESSEWMVSSLEDKPGASKQTSFRGSGPLRKSLDSSSTSVWGTSTGKAPKSGPTEAGTGSTLKSSLCSFSDISDSEDISNK, from the exons ATG CCATTTCACGATGGAGTGTACTACCCCTACAGCAGCGACACCCAGGGGACCCATTCGTCGGCGGGGATCCCCTCCCTCCTGAACTCCCCGCTCAGCCAGCAGTCTGCGGCTCTGGGCATGGCCCCGGCCGCCTTCAAGTTCCGCCCGCGCCGCGAGAGCGTGGACTGGCGGCGCATCAACGCCGTGGACGTGGACCTGGTGGCGAGTCAGCTGGACGTGGACGCCCTGCAGGAGCACATCGGCACCGTGACCTTCTGCAGCCTGGACGGCGAGCGCTGCCAGCGGTGCCAGACCCCCGTGGACCCGGCGCTTGTCAAGCTGCTGCGGCTGGCGCAGCTCTCGGTGGAGTGGCTCCTGCACTGCCAGGAGGTCCTCAGCGCCAACCTGCGCGGTGCCGAGGAGCGGCTGGCGGCGGCCGCCGGCGAGCGGGAGCAGCTGCTGGCCCTGCACAGGAAGCAGGAGGAAAAGGTGAAGGCGCTGATGGGCGAGCTGAAGCAGAGGAAGAAGGTGATCCGCACCCAGCAGTCGCTGCTGGCTCCACGGATCATGAGCAGTCACAAG tgtgCACATTGCGATAAATCCTTCCTCAACTCCTCCTTCCTTCAAAACCACATGCAGCGCCGGCATCCTGACGAGCACCAGATGC AGCTGCAGTCCGACAGCGAGAAGAAATCTCAGATTGATAGTCTGAAAACGGAGATTAGCAGTCTGAAGGATCAAATCACTCAGCAGCAACAGGATCTGCAGGCCAAAATTGCTCAG GAAAAGGAGCAGCAGTCGATGCACAAAGAGCTGCTGAGGGAGCTGGAGCGCTTCAAGGCGGAGGAGATGGCCCGCATGGACAGGAAGCTGGAAGACAGCAGGGACGGCATGCGCAGGGAGATGGAGTTCCTCTACAACCGAAACATTCAGGCTCTCACC GAAGCAAATCAGAATCAGACGGCCAAGCAGGACAAACCAAGCAGCCCTGTCAACTCTCAGGCACAACGAGACGCTTACAAAGACATGCAGCTGCAGGCCATCCACAAGCTGGAGCAGCAGATGAAGAAACAG GACAAAAAGTGGGAGTCCAGAATCAAAGAGATCAAGGCTCAACACGAGTCTGAAAAGAACCAG TTGCTGAACGAGCTGAGCAGGATGCAGGCGTCTGTGACGGAGCACCAGGAGCAGAGCCAGCGGCTGCAGCAGGAGATGGACCGCAGGCTGCAGGAGAAGGCGCAGACCATCAAGGCTCAAAGAGACCAG ATCAGGACCATTTCCTCCAGTCCGCCCACTAAAGTGCAAGAAATACCAG TTGCTGCCAGCACACCAGTCCCAGAACCCAAACCAAAGAAGATCACACTTG AGGAGCCAGCCTCTGCTCTAAAGCTGGATCCCATACAGGAGTTGTCGGAAGAGGAGAAAG ATTCCAGTATCTCTGAGAAGAGACCGCTGTCCAGTAAACAAGTGACCGAACCGCCTAAGAAACCTAAGGTGACGGCCAGCGCTGTGAAAAAGAACCCCAGCATCAAGAAGGAGATGCGATCCGAGCTGGAACGCTCCCTTACCAAGAAGCTGGAGAGCCTGGGGGTCAAGCCT AACCAGAAAGGCTTGACGAACAAGGAGTTAGCTTCCCTCCTTGCCAAGGTGCGTTTAAAGCAGGAGGCCGTTGCCAAGACGATGCCCGACTACTGGCGCTGTTGGGAGGAGATCGCAAGCATGGTTCAGCTGAAGCTGGGCGGACAGAGGCGAGGCAGCGAAGCTGCCCCAAGATCCAAACAGCCCCATCAAG TGATGCAGGTTCGCCCGCGCTCCAGCAGCCTGCCCTCCAGAGCCAGCCAGGCGGTTCCTGCAGCAACCGTCATACAGCCAAAGACTCCGCAGCCAGCACCAAGGACCAAAGGCTTCATCCAGCCGAAGACATCCACTCCCAACATGAAGCCACTGTTGAAGAGCAGCACAAGCAA AACTCCGCCGTTTAGTTCGGACGAAGACTCGCAAGACTCAGTGTCCGACCTGGAGGAGGAGCCGCCACACCTCCGGCGAGTCAAGTCGTTAAATCTGATGGTTCAGAACAAACCGAACAAACCGCCTCCAGTTCTGTCCAGGCAGAGCGCAGTCAGCCAGTCGTCGTTCTCCTCTAAACCACAGCAGTCCCGTCAGGGGGCCACGAAGACGCAGAGCGAAGACGAGGAGGAGTGGTCGGATGTGAGCGATATGGCGGAAATTGACCCCAGGCAGCTGCATGACTTCAAAAACCAGAACAGCAATAATGATAAAGGAAGCCACATTAAAG ATAAAGTAGCTGATTTGGCCAGAAAAGTTGAATTGCACATATCAATAAAGAAGCCTGCAGGGGGCGTAAGCGTTCTTCCAGAGAGAAAGGACGAAGTTCAGGAGCTGTCG
- the dzip1 gene encoding cilium assembly protein DZIP1 isoform X4 — MPFHDGVYYPYSSDTQGTHSSAGIPSLLNSPLSQQSAALGMAPAAFKFRPRRESVDWRRINAVDVDLVASQLDVDALQEHIGTVTFCSLDGERCQRCQTPVDPALVKLLRLAQLSVEWLLHCQEVLSANLRGAEERLAAAAGEREQLLALHRKQEEKVKALMGELKQRKKVIRTQQSLLAPRIMSSHKCAHCDKSFLNSSFLQNHMQRRHPDEHQMQLQSDSEKKSQIDSLKTEISSLKDQITQQQQDLQAKIAQEKEQQSMHKELLRELERFKAEEMARMDRKLEDSRDGMRREMEFLYNRNIQALTEANQNQTAKQDKPSSPVNSQAQRDAYKDMQLQAIHKLEQQMKKQDKKWESRIKEIKAQHESEKNQLLNELSRMQASVTEHQEQSQRLQQEMDRRLQEKAQTIKAQRDQIRTISSSPPTKVQEIPVAASTPVPEPKPKKITLDSSISEKRPLSSKQVTEPPKKPKVTASAVKKNPSIKKEMRSELERSLTKKLESLGVKPNQKGLTNKELASLLAKVRLKQEAVAKTMPDYWRCWEEIASMVQLKLGGQRRGSEAAPRSKQPHQVMQVRPRSSSLPSRASQAVPAATVIQPKTPQPAPRTKGFIQPKTSTPNMKPLLKSSTSKTPPFSSDEDSQDSVSDLEEEPPHLRRVKSLNLMVQNKPNKPPPVLSRQSAVSQSSFSSKPQQSRQGATKTQSEDEEEWSDVSDMAEIDPRQLHDFKNQNSNNDKGSHIKDKVADLARKVELHISIKKPAGGVSVLPERKDEVQELSLTDLEESSEWMVSSLEDKPGASKQTSFRGSGPLRKSLDSSSTSVWGTSTGKAPKSGPTEAGTGSTLKSSLCSFSDISDSEDISNK; from the exons ATG CCATTTCACGATGGAGTGTACTACCCCTACAGCAGCGACACCCAGGGGACCCATTCGTCGGCGGGGATCCCCTCCCTCCTGAACTCCCCGCTCAGCCAGCAGTCTGCGGCTCTGGGCATGGCCCCGGCCGCCTTCAAGTTCCGCCCGCGCCGCGAGAGCGTGGACTGGCGGCGCATCAACGCCGTGGACGTGGACCTGGTGGCGAGTCAGCTGGACGTGGACGCCCTGCAGGAGCACATCGGCACCGTGACCTTCTGCAGCCTGGACGGCGAGCGCTGCCAGCGGTGCCAGACCCCCGTGGACCCGGCGCTTGTCAAGCTGCTGCGGCTGGCGCAGCTCTCGGTGGAGTGGCTCCTGCACTGCCAGGAGGTCCTCAGCGCCAACCTGCGCGGTGCCGAGGAGCGGCTGGCGGCGGCCGCCGGCGAGCGGGAGCAGCTGCTGGCCCTGCACAGGAAGCAGGAGGAAAAGGTGAAGGCGCTGATGGGCGAGCTGAAGCAGAGGAAGAAGGTGATCCGCACCCAGCAGTCGCTGCTGGCTCCACGGATCATGAGCAGTCACAAG tgtgCACATTGCGATAAATCCTTCCTCAACTCCTCCTTCCTTCAAAACCACATGCAGCGCCGGCATCCTGACGAGCACCAGATGC AGCTGCAGTCCGACAGCGAGAAGAAATCTCAGATTGATAGTCTGAAAACGGAGATTAGCAGTCTGAAGGATCAAATCACTCAGCAGCAACAGGATCTGCAGGCCAAAATTGCTCAG GAAAAGGAGCAGCAGTCGATGCACAAAGAGCTGCTGAGGGAGCTGGAGCGCTTCAAGGCGGAGGAGATGGCCCGCATGGACAGGAAGCTGGAAGACAGCAGGGACGGCATGCGCAGGGAGATGGAGTTCCTCTACAACCGAAACATTCAGGCTCTCACC GAAGCAAATCAGAATCAGACGGCCAAGCAGGACAAACCAAGCAGCCCTGTCAACTCTCAGGCACAACGAGACGCTTACAAAGACATGCAGCTGCAGGCCATCCACAAGCTGGAGCAGCAGATGAAGAAACAG GACAAAAAGTGGGAGTCCAGAATCAAAGAGATCAAGGCTCAACACGAGTCTGAAAAGAACCAG TTGCTGAACGAGCTGAGCAGGATGCAGGCGTCTGTGACGGAGCACCAGGAGCAGAGCCAGCGGCTGCAGCAGGAGATGGACCGCAGGCTGCAGGAGAAGGCGCAGACCATCAAGGCTCAAAGAGACCAG ATCAGGACCATTTCCTCCAGTCCGCCCACTAAAGTGCAAGAAATACCAG TTGCTGCCAGCACACCAGTCCCAGAACCCAAACCAAAGAAGATCACACTTG ATTCCAGTATCTCTGAGAAGAGACCGCTGTCCAGTAAACAAGTGACCGAACCGCCTAAGAAACCTAAGGTGACGGCCAGCGCTGTGAAAAAGAACCCCAGCATCAAGAAGGAGATGCGATCCGAGCTGGAACGCTCCCTTACCAAGAAGCTGGAGAGCCTGGGGGTCAAGCCT AACCAGAAAGGCTTGACGAACAAGGAGTTAGCTTCCCTCCTTGCCAAGGTGCGTTTAAAGCAGGAGGCCGTTGCCAAGACGATGCCCGACTACTGGCGCTGTTGGGAGGAGATCGCAAGCATGGTTCAGCTGAAGCTGGGCGGACAGAGGCGAGGCAGCGAAGCTGCCCCAAGATCCAAACAGCCCCATCAAG TGATGCAGGTTCGCCCGCGCTCCAGCAGCCTGCCCTCCAGAGCCAGCCAGGCGGTTCCTGCAGCAACCGTCATACAGCCAAAGACTCCGCAGCCAGCACCAAGGACCAAAGGCTTCATCCAGCCGAAGACATCCACTCCCAACATGAAGCCACTGTTGAAGAGCAGCACAAGCAA AACTCCGCCGTTTAGTTCGGACGAAGACTCGCAAGACTCAGTGTCCGACCTGGAGGAGGAGCCGCCACACCTCCGGCGAGTCAAGTCGTTAAATCTGATGGTTCAGAACAAACCGAACAAACCGCCTCCAGTTCTGTCCAGGCAGAGCGCAGTCAGCCAGTCGTCGTTCTCCTCTAAACCACAGCAGTCCCGTCAGGGGGCCACGAAGACGCAGAGCGAAGACGAGGAGGAGTGGTCGGATGTGAGCGATATGGCGGAAATTGACCCCAGGCAGCTGCATGACTTCAAAAACCAGAACAGCAATAATGATAAAGGAAGCCACATTAAAG ATAAAGTAGCTGATTTGGCCAGAAAAGTTGAATTGCACATATCAATAAAGAAGCCTGCAGGGGGCGTAAGCGTTCTTCCAGAGAGAAAGGACGAAGTTCAGGAGCTGTCG
- the dzip1 gene encoding cilium assembly protein DZIP1 isoform X1, with protein MPFHDGVYYPYSSDTQGTHSSAGIPSLLNSPLSQQSAALGMAPAAFKFRPRRESVDWRRINAVDVDLVASQLDVDALQEHIGTVTFCSLDGERCQRCQTPVDPALVKLLRLAQLSVEWLLHCQEVLSANLRGAEERLAAAAGEREQLLALHRKQEEKVKALMGELKQRKKVIRTQQSLLAPRIMSSHKCAHCDKSFLNSSFLQNHMQRRHPDEHQMQLQSDSEKKSQIDSLKTEISSLKDQITQQQQDLQAKIAQEKEQQSMHKELLRELERFKAEEMARMDRKLEDSRDGMRREMEFLYNRNIQALTEANQNQTAKQDKPSSPVNSQAQRDAYKDMQLQAIHKLEQQMKKQDKKWESRIKEIKAQHESEKNQLLNELSRMQASVTEHQEQSQRLQQEMDRRLQEKAQTIKAQRDQIRTISSSPPTKVQEIPVAASTPVPEPKPKKITLAAQSPVCNPPFVLASTACSPERSEEPASALKLDPIQELSEEEKDSSISEKRPLSSKQVTEPPKKPKVTASAVKKNPSIKKEMRSELERSLTKKLESLGVKPNQKGLTNKELASLLAKVRLKQEAVAKTMPDYWRCWEEIASMVQLKLGGQRRGSEAAPRSKQPHQVMQVRPRSSSLPSRASQAVPAATVIQPKTPQPAPRTKGFIQPKTSTPNMKPLLKSSTSKTPPFSSDEDSQDSVSDLEEEPPHLRRVKSLNLMVQNKPNKPPPVLSRQSAVSQSSFSSKPQQSRQGATKTQSEDEEEWSDVSDMAEIDPRQLHDFKNQNSNNDKGSHIKDKVADLARKVELHISIKKPAGGVSVLPERKDEVQELSLTDLEESSEWMVSSLEDKPGASKQTSFRGSGPLRKSLDSSSTSVWGTSTGKAPKSGPTEAGTGSTLKSSLCSFSDISDSEDISNK; from the exons ATG CCATTTCACGATGGAGTGTACTACCCCTACAGCAGCGACACCCAGGGGACCCATTCGTCGGCGGGGATCCCCTCCCTCCTGAACTCCCCGCTCAGCCAGCAGTCTGCGGCTCTGGGCATGGCCCCGGCCGCCTTCAAGTTCCGCCCGCGCCGCGAGAGCGTGGACTGGCGGCGCATCAACGCCGTGGACGTGGACCTGGTGGCGAGTCAGCTGGACGTGGACGCCCTGCAGGAGCACATCGGCACCGTGACCTTCTGCAGCCTGGACGGCGAGCGCTGCCAGCGGTGCCAGACCCCCGTGGACCCGGCGCTTGTCAAGCTGCTGCGGCTGGCGCAGCTCTCGGTGGAGTGGCTCCTGCACTGCCAGGAGGTCCTCAGCGCCAACCTGCGCGGTGCCGAGGAGCGGCTGGCGGCGGCCGCCGGCGAGCGGGAGCAGCTGCTGGCCCTGCACAGGAAGCAGGAGGAAAAGGTGAAGGCGCTGATGGGCGAGCTGAAGCAGAGGAAGAAGGTGATCCGCACCCAGCAGTCGCTGCTGGCTCCACGGATCATGAGCAGTCACAAG tgtgCACATTGCGATAAATCCTTCCTCAACTCCTCCTTCCTTCAAAACCACATGCAGCGCCGGCATCCTGACGAGCACCAGATGC AGCTGCAGTCCGACAGCGAGAAGAAATCTCAGATTGATAGTCTGAAAACGGAGATTAGCAGTCTGAAGGATCAAATCACTCAGCAGCAACAGGATCTGCAGGCCAAAATTGCTCAG GAAAAGGAGCAGCAGTCGATGCACAAAGAGCTGCTGAGGGAGCTGGAGCGCTTCAAGGCGGAGGAGATGGCCCGCATGGACAGGAAGCTGGAAGACAGCAGGGACGGCATGCGCAGGGAGATGGAGTTCCTCTACAACCGAAACATTCAGGCTCTCACC GAAGCAAATCAGAATCAGACGGCCAAGCAGGACAAACCAAGCAGCCCTGTCAACTCTCAGGCACAACGAGACGCTTACAAAGACATGCAGCTGCAGGCCATCCACAAGCTGGAGCAGCAGATGAAGAAACAG GACAAAAAGTGGGAGTCCAGAATCAAAGAGATCAAGGCTCAACACGAGTCTGAAAAGAACCAG TTGCTGAACGAGCTGAGCAGGATGCAGGCGTCTGTGACGGAGCACCAGGAGCAGAGCCAGCGGCTGCAGCAGGAGATGGACCGCAGGCTGCAGGAGAAGGCGCAGACCATCAAGGCTCAAAGAGACCAG ATCAGGACCATTTCCTCCAGTCCGCCCACTAAAGTGCAAGAAATACCAG TTGCTGCCAGCACACCAGTCCCAGAACCCAAACCAAAGAAGATCACACTTG CAGCCCAGTCTCCCGTCTGTAACCCCCCGTTTGTTCTGGCTTCCACTGCCTGTTCACCTGAACGCTCAGAGGAGCCAGCCTCTGCTCTAAAGCTGGATCCCATACAGGAGTTGTCGGAAGAGGAGAAAG ATTCCAGTATCTCTGAGAAGAGACCGCTGTCCAGTAAACAAGTGACCGAACCGCCTAAGAAACCTAAGGTGACGGCCAGCGCTGTGAAAAAGAACCCCAGCATCAAGAAGGAGATGCGATCCGAGCTGGAACGCTCCCTTACCAAGAAGCTGGAGAGCCTGGGGGTCAAGCCT AACCAGAAAGGCTTGACGAACAAGGAGTTAGCTTCCCTCCTTGCCAAGGTGCGTTTAAAGCAGGAGGCCGTTGCCAAGACGATGCCCGACTACTGGCGCTGTTGGGAGGAGATCGCAAGCATGGTTCAGCTGAAGCTGGGCGGACAGAGGCGAGGCAGCGAAGCTGCCCCAAGATCCAAACAGCCCCATCAAG TGATGCAGGTTCGCCCGCGCTCCAGCAGCCTGCCCTCCAGAGCCAGCCAGGCGGTTCCTGCAGCAACCGTCATACAGCCAAAGACTCCGCAGCCAGCACCAAGGACCAAAGGCTTCATCCAGCCGAAGACATCCACTCCCAACATGAAGCCACTGTTGAAGAGCAGCACAAGCAA AACTCCGCCGTTTAGTTCGGACGAAGACTCGCAAGACTCAGTGTCCGACCTGGAGGAGGAGCCGCCACACCTCCGGCGAGTCAAGTCGTTAAATCTGATGGTTCAGAACAAACCGAACAAACCGCCTCCAGTTCTGTCCAGGCAGAGCGCAGTCAGCCAGTCGTCGTTCTCCTCTAAACCACAGCAGTCCCGTCAGGGGGCCACGAAGACGCAGAGCGAAGACGAGGAGGAGTGGTCGGATGTGAGCGATATGGCGGAAATTGACCCCAGGCAGCTGCATGACTTCAAAAACCAGAACAGCAATAATGATAAAGGAAGCCACATTAAAG ATAAAGTAGCTGATTTGGCCAGAAAAGTTGAATTGCACATATCAATAAAGAAGCCTGCAGGGGGCGTAAGCGTTCTTCCAGAGAGAAAGGACGAAGTTCAGGAGCTGTCG
- the dzip1 gene encoding cilium assembly protein DZIP1 isoform X2: protein MPFHDGVYYPYSSDTQGTHSSAGIPSLLNSPLSQQSAALGMAPAAFKFRPRRESVDWRRINAVDVDLVASQLDVDALQEHIGTVTFCSLDGERCQRCQTPVDPALVKLLRLAQLSVEWLLHCQEVLSANLRGAEERLAAAAGEREQLLALHRKQEEKVKALMGELKQRKKVIRTQQSLLAPRIMSSHKCAHCDKSFLNSSFLQNHMQRRHPDEHQMQLQSDSEKKSQIDSLKTEISSLKDQITQQQQDLQAKIAQEKEQQSMHKELLRELERFKAEEMARMDRKLEDSRDGMRREMEFLYNRNIQALTEANQNQTAKQDKPSSPVNSQAQRDAYKDMQLQAIHKLEQQMKKQDKKWESRIKEIKAQHESEKNQLLNELSRMQASVTEHQEQSQRLQQEMDRRLQEKAQTIKAQRDQIRTISSSPPTKVQEIPVAASTPVPEPKPKKITLAQSPVCNPPFVLASTACSPERSEEPASALKLDPIQELSEEEKDSSISEKRPLSSKQVTEPPKKPKVTASAVKKNPSIKKEMRSELERSLTKKLESLGVKPNQKGLTNKELASLLAKVRLKQEAVAKTMPDYWRCWEEIASMVQLKLGGQRRGSEAAPRSKQPHQVMQVRPRSSSLPSRASQAVPAATVIQPKTPQPAPRTKGFIQPKTSTPNMKPLLKSSTSKTPPFSSDEDSQDSVSDLEEEPPHLRRVKSLNLMVQNKPNKPPPVLSRQSAVSQSSFSSKPQQSRQGATKTQSEDEEEWSDVSDMAEIDPRQLHDFKNQNSNNDKGSHIKDKVADLARKVELHISIKKPAGGVSVLPERKDEVQELSLTDLEESSEWMVSSLEDKPGASKQTSFRGSGPLRKSLDSSSTSVWGTSTGKAPKSGPTEAGTGSTLKSSLCSFSDISDSEDISNK from the exons ATG CCATTTCACGATGGAGTGTACTACCCCTACAGCAGCGACACCCAGGGGACCCATTCGTCGGCGGGGATCCCCTCCCTCCTGAACTCCCCGCTCAGCCAGCAGTCTGCGGCTCTGGGCATGGCCCCGGCCGCCTTCAAGTTCCGCCCGCGCCGCGAGAGCGTGGACTGGCGGCGCATCAACGCCGTGGACGTGGACCTGGTGGCGAGTCAGCTGGACGTGGACGCCCTGCAGGAGCACATCGGCACCGTGACCTTCTGCAGCCTGGACGGCGAGCGCTGCCAGCGGTGCCAGACCCCCGTGGACCCGGCGCTTGTCAAGCTGCTGCGGCTGGCGCAGCTCTCGGTGGAGTGGCTCCTGCACTGCCAGGAGGTCCTCAGCGCCAACCTGCGCGGTGCCGAGGAGCGGCTGGCGGCGGCCGCCGGCGAGCGGGAGCAGCTGCTGGCCCTGCACAGGAAGCAGGAGGAAAAGGTGAAGGCGCTGATGGGCGAGCTGAAGCAGAGGAAGAAGGTGATCCGCACCCAGCAGTCGCTGCTGGCTCCACGGATCATGAGCAGTCACAAG tgtgCACATTGCGATAAATCCTTCCTCAACTCCTCCTTCCTTCAAAACCACATGCAGCGCCGGCATCCTGACGAGCACCAGATGC AGCTGCAGTCCGACAGCGAGAAGAAATCTCAGATTGATAGTCTGAAAACGGAGATTAGCAGTCTGAAGGATCAAATCACTCAGCAGCAACAGGATCTGCAGGCCAAAATTGCTCAG GAAAAGGAGCAGCAGTCGATGCACAAAGAGCTGCTGAGGGAGCTGGAGCGCTTCAAGGCGGAGGAGATGGCCCGCATGGACAGGAAGCTGGAAGACAGCAGGGACGGCATGCGCAGGGAGATGGAGTTCCTCTACAACCGAAACATTCAGGCTCTCACC GAAGCAAATCAGAATCAGACGGCCAAGCAGGACAAACCAAGCAGCCCTGTCAACTCTCAGGCACAACGAGACGCTTACAAAGACATGCAGCTGCAGGCCATCCACAAGCTGGAGCAGCAGATGAAGAAACAG GACAAAAAGTGGGAGTCCAGAATCAAAGAGATCAAGGCTCAACACGAGTCTGAAAAGAACCAG TTGCTGAACGAGCTGAGCAGGATGCAGGCGTCTGTGACGGAGCACCAGGAGCAGAGCCAGCGGCTGCAGCAGGAGATGGACCGCAGGCTGCAGGAGAAGGCGCAGACCATCAAGGCTCAAAGAGACCAG ATCAGGACCATTTCCTCCAGTCCGCCCACTAAAGTGCAAGAAATACCAG TTGCTGCCAGCACACCAGTCCCAGAACCCAAACCAAAGAAGATCACACTTG CCCAGTCTCCCGTCTGTAACCCCCCGTTTGTTCTGGCTTCCACTGCCTGTTCACCTGAACGCTCAGAGGAGCCAGCCTCTGCTCTAAAGCTGGATCCCATACAGGAGTTGTCGGAAGAGGAGAAAG ATTCCAGTATCTCTGAGAAGAGACCGCTGTCCAGTAAACAAGTGACCGAACCGCCTAAGAAACCTAAGGTGACGGCCAGCGCTGTGAAAAAGAACCCCAGCATCAAGAAGGAGATGCGATCCGAGCTGGAACGCTCCCTTACCAAGAAGCTGGAGAGCCTGGGGGTCAAGCCT AACCAGAAAGGCTTGACGAACAAGGAGTTAGCTTCCCTCCTTGCCAAGGTGCGTTTAAAGCAGGAGGCCGTTGCCAAGACGATGCCCGACTACTGGCGCTGTTGGGAGGAGATCGCAAGCATGGTTCAGCTGAAGCTGGGCGGACAGAGGCGAGGCAGCGAAGCTGCCCCAAGATCCAAACAGCCCCATCAAG TGATGCAGGTTCGCCCGCGCTCCAGCAGCCTGCCCTCCAGAGCCAGCCAGGCGGTTCCTGCAGCAACCGTCATACAGCCAAAGACTCCGCAGCCAGCACCAAGGACCAAAGGCTTCATCCAGCCGAAGACATCCACTCCCAACATGAAGCCACTGTTGAAGAGCAGCACAAGCAA AACTCCGCCGTTTAGTTCGGACGAAGACTCGCAAGACTCAGTGTCCGACCTGGAGGAGGAGCCGCCACACCTCCGGCGAGTCAAGTCGTTAAATCTGATGGTTCAGAACAAACCGAACAAACCGCCTCCAGTTCTGTCCAGGCAGAGCGCAGTCAGCCAGTCGTCGTTCTCCTCTAAACCACAGCAGTCCCGTCAGGGGGCCACGAAGACGCAGAGCGAAGACGAGGAGGAGTGGTCGGATGTGAGCGATATGGCGGAAATTGACCCCAGGCAGCTGCATGACTTCAAAAACCAGAACAGCAATAATGATAAAGGAAGCCACATTAAAG ATAAAGTAGCTGATTTGGCCAGAAAAGTTGAATTGCACATATCAATAAAGAAGCCTGCAGGGGGCGTAAGCGTTCTTCCAGAGAGAAAGGACGAAGTTCAGGAGCTGTCG